The Gammaproteobacteria bacterium genome includes a region encoding these proteins:
- a CDS encoding DNA-formamidopyrimidine glycosylase family protein, with the protein MPELPDITVYVDALRERVVGRRVTRVRIASPFLLRTAEPPIESIVGRRVEECFRLGKRIVLAFDNGHHLVLHLMIAGRLQWHERPAARPTRQTLAAIAFESGELVITEAGTKKRAAMFLVAGRDALDAHDRGGLEVQDADFDAFRAALTRENHTLKRALTDPRILSGIGNAYSDEILHRARLSPVRLTSKLTDEELARLFAATRETLDEWTARLRRQYAGRFPTKVTAFRPEMQVHGRYGQPCPVCGTVVQRIRYAANETNYCPRCQTEGKLLADRALSRLLKQDWPRSIDELERREAR; encoded by the coding sequence ATGCCCGAGCTTCCCGACATCACGGTCTATGTCGACGCGCTTCGCGAGCGTGTGGTGGGCCGGCGCGTAACGCGCGTCAGGATCGCGAGCCCGTTTCTGCTGCGCACGGCCGAGCCGCCGATCGAGTCGATCGTCGGTCGGCGCGTCGAGGAATGCTTCCGGCTCGGCAAGCGGATCGTTCTGGCATTCGACAACGGCCACCATCTCGTCCTGCACCTGATGATCGCCGGCAGGCTGCAATGGCACGAGCGGCCGGCCGCCCGCCCGACGCGGCAGACGCTGGCGGCGATCGCGTTCGAGTCCGGCGAGCTCGTGATCACCGAAGCCGGGACGAAGAAGCGTGCGGCGATGTTCCTCGTCGCGGGGCGCGACGCGCTCGACGCGCACGACCGCGGCGGGCTCGAGGTGCAGGACGCGGACTTCGACGCGTTTCGCGCCGCGCTGACGCGCGAGAATCACACCTTGAAGCGTGCGTTGACCGATCCGCGTATCCTGAGCGGCATCGGCAACGCGTACTCGGACGAGATCCTGCACCGCGCGCGGCTGTCGCCCGTGCGGCTCACGTCGAAGCTCACGGACGAGGAGCTCGCGAGGCTTTTCGCGGCGACCCGCGAGACGCTCGACGAGTGGACGGCGCGCCTGCGGCGGCAATACGCGGGACGCTTCCCGACGAAGGTCACGGCGTTTCGACCCGAGATGCAGGTGCACGGGCGTTACGGCCAGCCGTGCCCGGTGTGCGGCACCGTGGTCCAGCGCATTCGCTACGCCGCGAACGAGACGAACTACTGCCCGCGGTGCCAGACGGAGGGGAAGCTCCTCGCGGATCGCGCGCTGTCGCGACTGCTGAAGCAGGACTGGCCGCGCTCGATCGACGAGCTCGAGCGGCGCGAGGCGCGGTGA
- a CDS encoding cytochrome c-type biogenesis protein yields MVRRVLPALLVALFALPVLGIEGELGFDDPALNERYRTLLHEIRCPKCLNTSIADSTAPIAADLRREVHKKMAEGYTDEQIMDFLVSRYGEFVVYRPPLQPTTWVLWAGPVVLLLIGGLVFARILKDRSAQPLDEDSIA; encoded by the coding sequence ATGGTGAGGAGAGTGCTCCCGGCGTTGCTCGTTGCGCTGTTCGCGTTGCCGGTTCTCGGCATCGAGGGCGAGCTCGGCTTCGACGATCCGGCGCTCAACGAGCGCTATCGCACCCTGCTGCACGAAATCCGCTGTCCGAAATGCCTGAACACGAGCATTGCGGACTCGACTGCACCGATTGCCGCGGACCTGCGCCGCGAAGTCCATAAGAAGATGGCCGAGGGGTACACCGACGAGCAGATCATGGACTTTCTCGTATCGCGATACGGCGAGTTCGTCGTGTACCGTCCGCCGCTGCAGCCGACGACTTGGGTGCTTTGGGCCGGGCCTGTGGTGCTGCTGCTGATCGGCGGCCTCGTCTTCGCGAGGATTCTGAAGGATCGCTCCGCGCAGCCGCTCGACGAGGACTCGATCGCGTGA
- a CDS encoding tetratricopeptide repeat protein — translation MTGFWIGAGALCAVALAFILVPLWRQRRVTGRWSAAGVAFALLTVPLAFGLYVHLRTWQPEVLEQRARQVELVRRLAEEMRENPEEVEGWRLLGRSYVALGEYGAAREAFEEAMRRTPEPDNELKLSLAEAQVLEDQSRLAGEAGEVIEEVLAEEPNNPRALWYGGQRALGLGDEAAARDRLTRLLDLGIVPEGLVPVIRAQLAALGSAAGPQGSGAGEGAAADGPEIKVSVALGDGVSIDGLGPDAALFIFARAPEGGPPVAVIRAPASAVPGEFVLSDRNAMLAGRSLADFEELNLVARVSPSGQALEQPGDLYGERRYRAGDGESVALVIDKVVQ, via the coding sequence GTGACCGGCTTCTGGATCGGAGCGGGCGCGCTCTGCGCCGTTGCGCTCGCGTTCATTCTGGTGCCGCTCTGGAGGCAGCGCCGCGTTACCGGGCGGTGGTCCGCGGCGGGCGTCGCGTTCGCGCTGCTGACCGTTCCGCTCGCGTTCGGGCTCTACGTGCATCTCCGCACGTGGCAGCCGGAGGTCCTCGAGCAGCGCGCCCGGCAGGTCGAGCTCGTGAGGCGGCTCGCCGAGGAGATGCGCGAGAATCCCGAAGAGGTCGAAGGCTGGCGCCTGCTCGGGCGCAGCTACGTCGCGCTCGGCGAGTACGGTGCGGCGCGGGAAGCGTTCGAGGAGGCGATGCGGCGCACGCCCGAGCCCGACAACGAGCTGAAGCTGTCGTTGGCCGAGGCGCAGGTGCTCGAGGACCAGTCGCGTCTTGCGGGCGAGGCCGGAGAGGTGATCGAGGAGGTGCTCGCCGAGGAGCCGAACAACCCGAGAGCGCTTTGGTACGGCGGCCAGCGTGCGCTCGGGCTCGGCGACGAGGCCGCCGCGCGCGACCGCCTCACGCGGCTGCTCGACCTCGGCATCGTGCCCGAAGGGCTCGTCCCCGTCATCCGCGCGCAGCTTGCAGCGCTCGGCTCGGCGGCCGGGCCGCAAGGCTCGGGCGCCGGGGAGGGCGCCGCTGCCGACGGTCCGGAGATCAAGGTCAGCGTCGCGCTCGGCGACGGGGTGTCCATCGACGGTCTCGGGCCCGACGCCGCGCTCTTCATTTTCGCGCGCGCGCCGGAAGGCGGTCCGCCGGTCGCCGTGATTCGGGCGCCGGCGTCGGCGGTTCCGGGCGAGTTCGTGCTGAGCGACCGCAACGCGATGCTGGCCGGGCGCTCGCTTGCCGATTTCGAGGAGCTGAACCTCGTCGCGCGGGTGTCGCCGAGCGGTCAGGCGCTCGAGCAGCCGGGCGACCTCTACGGCGAGCGGCGCTACCGCGCGGGCGACGGCGAGAGCGTTGCGCTGGTGATCGACAAGGTCGTGCAATGA
- a CDS encoding heme lyase CcmF/NrfE family subunit, with protein MIPEFGQFALILALCLSLAQAVLPLAGAARGNRQWMALARPAAAGQFVFCAVAFAALAHAFLTNDFSVRFVALHSNTALPTFYKFAAVWGGHEGSMLFWITVLAVWTLAVAWAGRDQPLEFSSRVLGVLGIVSAGMLLFTLLTSNPFDRVAVPPLDGNDLNPLLQDPAMVLHPPMLYSGYVGLSVPFAFAVTALLTGRLDRDWARWARPWVSGPWIFLTLGIALGSWWAYYELGWGGWWFWDPVENSSFMPWLVATALMHSLAVTEKRGLFKSWTILLAIAAFSLSFLGTFLTRSGVLISVHAFASDPARGLFILTLLGVISGGALLLYAMRAGALTGGGGFTLLSREALLLANNLLLAIAAFAVLVGTIYPLIHDALGLGQLSVGPPYFNVIFLVPMLPLAALLGLGMHAAWRKTPGRLIARKLKWAAIVAVPLGIAVPWLVYGGGSVLTTIGIVVGLWVCASSLVDPVTRLVRRGGTAAPLTRAQLGMCVAHLGVGIFILGATVTSSFDVELDTAARPGDTWEAGGYEFTLRGLREVEGPNYEAVEGEFEVRRRGELVTVLRPQQRVYRVQQNPMTEAAIDAALHRDVFVALGQSLGDGAWSVRVRVKPLISFLWIGAVVMAFGGLIAVGDRRYRSVPAARVEHEHAVAAGAQPAEGG; from the coding sequence ATGATCCCCGAGTTCGGCCAGTTCGCGCTGATCCTCGCGCTCTGCCTGAGCCTCGCGCAGGCCGTCCTGCCGCTCGCAGGCGCGGCGCGGGGCAACCGGCAGTGGATGGCGCTCGCGCGTCCGGCCGCCGCGGGGCAATTCGTGTTCTGCGCCGTCGCGTTCGCGGCGCTCGCGCACGCCTTCCTGACGAACGACTTCAGCGTTCGCTTCGTTGCGCTCCACTCGAACACCGCGCTGCCGACGTTCTACAAGTTCGCGGCGGTCTGGGGCGGCCACGAGGGCTCGATGCTGTTCTGGATCACGGTCCTCGCCGTGTGGACGCTCGCCGTGGCGTGGGCCGGGCGCGATCAGCCGCTCGAATTCTCGAGCCGCGTGCTCGGCGTGCTCGGTATCGTGAGCGCCGGCATGCTGCTCTTCACGCTGCTCACGTCGAACCCGTTCGACAGGGTCGCCGTGCCCCCGCTCGACGGCAACGATCTGAACCCGCTGCTGCAGGATCCGGCGATGGTGCTCCATCCGCCGATGCTCTACAGCGGCTACGTCGGGCTCTCCGTGCCGTTCGCGTTCGCCGTCACGGCACTCTTGACCGGGAGGCTCGACCGCGACTGGGCACGCTGGGCCCGGCCCTGGGTCTCGGGCCCGTGGATCTTCTTGACGCTCGGCATCGCGCTCGGGAGCTGGTGGGCGTACTACGAGCTCGGCTGGGGCGGCTGGTGGTTCTGGGACCCGGTGGAGAACTCGTCTTTCATGCCTTGGCTCGTGGCCACCGCACTGATGCATTCGCTCGCAGTCACGGAGAAGCGAGGGCTTTTCAAGAGCTGGACCATTCTGCTCGCGATCGCGGCGTTTTCGCTGAGCTTCCTCGGCACGTTCCTGACGCGGTCGGGCGTGCTGATCTCGGTGCACGCGTTTGCGTCCGACCCGGCGCGCGGGTTGTTCATCCTGACGCTCCTCGGGGTCATCAGCGGCGGTGCGCTGCTGCTCTACGCGATGCGCGCGGGCGCGCTCACGGGAGGGGGCGGCTTCACGCTGCTTTCGCGCGAGGCGCTTCTGCTCGCGAACAACCTCCTGCTTGCGATCGCGGCGTTCGCCGTGCTGGTCGGCACGATCTATCCGTTGATTCACGACGCGCTCGGGCTCGGACAGCTTTCGGTGGGTCCGCCGTATTTCAATGTGATATTCCTCGTGCCGATGCTGCCGCTCGCGGCGCTCCTCGGCCTCGGAATGCACGCGGCCTGGCGAAAGACCCCGGGTCGGCTTATCGCTCGCAAGCTGAAGTGGGCGGCGATCGTCGCGGTGCCGCTCGGGATCGCCGTGCCGTGGCTGGTTTACGGCGGCGGCTCCGTGTTGACGACGATCGGCATCGTCGTCGGGCTCTGGGTGTGCGCGTCGTCGCTCGTCGATCCGGTCACGCGCCTCGTGCGCCGCGGGGGGACGGCCGCGCCGCTCACGCGCGCGCAGCTCGGCATGTGCGTCGCGCATCTCGGCGTCGGGATCTTCATCCTCGGCGCCACCGTCACGTCGTCGTTCGACGTCGAGCTCGACACCGCCGCGCGGCCCGGAGACACGTGGGAGGCGGGCGGCTACGAGTTCACGCTGCGCGGACTGCGCGAGGTCGAAGGCCCGAACTACGAGGCGGTCGAGGGTGAGTTCGAGGTGCGCCGCCGCGGCGAGCTCGTGACCGTGCTCCGCCCGCAGCAGCGCGTGTACCGCGTGCAGCAGAACCCGATGACCGAAGCCGCGATCGATGCGGCGCTGCATCGCGACGTGTTCGTCGCGCTCGGGCAGTCGCTCGGCGACGGCGCGTGGAGCGTGCGCGTGCGCGTAAAGCCTTTGATCAGCTTTTTGTGGATCGGCGCGGTCGTCATGGCCTTCGGCGGCCTGATCGCCGTCGGCGACCGCCGTTACCGTTCCGTTCCCGCCGCGCGTGTCGAGCACGAGCACGCGGTCGCGGCCGGGGCGCAGCCCGCCGAGGGGGGCTGA
- a CDS encoding heme ABC transporter permease: MMSYLPRWFHRWASPPHVYRLADRLRPWLGWAAALVIAGGAYGGLVLAPPDYLQGDSFRIIYVHVPSAYLSMLGYVVMAAAAGIGFVWRIKLAHAVAVSVAPIGASFTFLALVTGGIWGRPTWGTYWVWGDARLMFELILLFLYLGYLALRASFEDAEKADRVSAILAVLGVVNVPIIHYSVEWWSTLHQGPTISSFGEVSITMDMLAPLLVMIVGFTLCFAWLVLNRLQGEIVERERDARWLKRLAAEAGR; encoded by the coding sequence ATGATGTCTTACCTCCCGCGCTGGTTTCACCGCTGGGCCTCGCCGCCGCACGTCTACCGGCTCGCGGACCGGCTGCGCCCGTGGCTCGGGTGGGCCGCCGCGCTCGTGATCGCGGGGGGCGCTTACGGCGGCCTCGTGCTCGCGCCGCCGGACTACCTTCAGGGCGACAGCTTCAGGATCATCTACGTCCACGTGCCGAGCGCGTACCTCAGCATGCTCGGCTACGTCGTCATGGCCGCCGCGGCGGGCATCGGGTTCGTCTGGCGGATCAAGCTCGCGCACGCGGTCGCCGTCAGCGTCGCGCCGATCGGCGCCTCGTTCACGTTTCTCGCGCTCGTCACCGGCGGCATCTGGGGGCGGCCGACATGGGGCACGTACTGGGTGTGGGGCGACGCGCGCCTGATGTTCGAGCTGATCCTGCTGTTTCTCTATCTCGGCTACCTCGCGCTGCGGGCATCGTTCGAGGACGCCGAGAAGGCCGACCGCGTGAGCGCGATCCTCGCAGTTCTCGGGGTCGTCAACGTGCCGATCATCCACTACTCGGTGGAATGGTGGAGCACGCTGCACCAGGGGCCGACGATTTCGAGCTTCGGCGAGGTCTCGATCACGATGGACATGCTGGCGCCGCTCCTCGTGATGATCGTGGGGTTCACGCTGTGCTTCGCCTGGCTCGTGTTGAACCGCCTGCAAGGCGAGATTGTCGAACGGGAACGGGACGCGCGCTGGCTCAAACGGCTGGCCGCGGAGGCCGGGCGATGA
- a CDS encoding DsbE family thiol:disulfide interchange protein, whose protein sequence is MWRFAIPVVLFAVLAVFLFRGLSLNPGYIPSPLVGRPAPEFSLPDLQDPTKQVGSRDFAGRVAILNVWATWCPPCRQEHPFLVELSRTSGVPIFGLNWNDDRDAALEWLETLGNPYVATAYDPQGDVAVDWGVYGAPETFLIGPDGTVLHKHTSALTPEIWRRDFVPKIAEACGGSPCPSAGGE, encoded by the coding sequence ATGTGGCGCTTTGCGATCCCGGTCGTCCTGTTCGCGGTGCTGGCCGTGTTTCTCTTTCGCGGCCTCTCCCTGAACCCCGGCTACATTCCGTCGCCGCTCGTGGGGCGGCCGGCGCCCGAGTTCAGCCTTCCGGATCTGCAGGACCCGACGAAGCAGGTCGGAAGCCGCGACTTCGCGGGCCGCGTCGCGATCCTGAACGTGTGGGCCACGTGGTGCCCGCCGTGCCGGCAGGAGCACCCGTTTCTCGTCGAGCTCTCGAGGACGAGCGGCGTGCCGATTTTCGGGTTGAACTGGAACGACGATCGCGACGCGGCGCTCGAATGGCTCGAGACGCTCGGCAACCCCTACGTTGCGACCGCGTACGATCCTCAGGGGGACGTCGCCGTGGACTGGGGCGTCTACGGCGCGCCCGAGACGTTTCTGATCGGGCCTGACGGCACGGTGCTGCACAAGCACACATCGGCGCTGACCCCCGAAATCTGGCGCCGCGATTTCGTTCCGAAGATTGCCGAGGCGTGCGGCGGATCGCCATGCCCCTCGGCCGGCGGAGAGTGA
- the ccmE gene encoding cytochrome c maturation protein CcmE encodes MTPRQRRMGLIAAVLAGVVVSAALALRAFEQNLLYFFSPTQVVTGEAPTERTFRLGGMVLDGSVEREPGSLTVSFVVTDYANSIPVRYTGVLPDLFKEGQGVVARGRLDPAGHFAAEEVLAKHDENYMPPEVAEALEKGRASQAP; translated from the coding sequence ATGACGCCTAGACAGCGACGAATGGGGCTGATCGCGGCCGTGCTGGCCGGCGTGGTGGTATCGGCGGCGCTCGCGCTCCGCGCGTTCGAGCAGAATCTCCTGTACTTCTTCAGCCCGACGCAGGTCGTCACCGGCGAGGCGCCGACGGAGCGGACCTTCCGGCTCGGCGGCATGGTGCTCGACGGGAGCGTCGAGCGCGAGCCCGGCAGCCTCACCGTGAGCTTCGTCGTCACCGATTACGCCAATTCGATTCCGGTGCGGTACACGGGCGTGCTGCCGGATCTGTTCAAGGAAGGGCAGGGCGTCGTCGCGCGCGGGCGGCTCGACCCGGCCGGTCACTTCGCGGCCGAGGAGGTGCTCGCGAAGCACGACGAGAACTACATGCCGCCCGAGGTCGCCGAGGCGCTCGAGAAGGGCCGCGCGAGCCAGGCGCCATGA
- the ccmD gene encoding heme exporter protein CcmD, whose protein sequence is MIDFLSMGGYAAYVWSAYGITLLVLLINIWAARRSRLRPLERVARGSGEEPPRRRPTVRQVE, encoded by the coding sequence ATGATCGATTTCCTCTCGATGGGCGGCTACGCTGCTTATGTCTGGTCCGCCTACGGCATTACACTCCTCGTTCTTCTGATCAACATCTGGGCGGCCCGGCGGTCGAGGCTCCGGCCGCTCGAGCGTGTCGCGCGGGGCTCGGGCGAGGAGCCGCCGCGTCGGCGCCCCACGGTGAGGCAGGTGGAATGA
- a CDS encoding helix-turn-helix transcriptional regulator gives MAQNQNLGEFEQIVLLAILRLDSEAYGVAIREEIIRRTGRSTAPGALYTTLDRLEQKGLVSSRLGEPTPERGGRAKRYYSVSPAGVDAVERAQRSYRNLLEGLHIFSRKHA, from the coding sequence ATGGCGCAGAACCAGAACCTCGGAGAATTCGAGCAGATCGTGCTGCTCGCGATCCTGCGCCTCGACAGCGAGGCCTATGGCGTAGCGATCCGCGAGGAGATCATCCGGCGAACGGGCCGGAGCACGGCACCGGGCGCGCTCTACACCACGCTGGATCGGCTCGAGCAAAAGGGCCTCGTGTCGTCCCGTCTCGGGGAGCCGACGCCGGAGCGCGGCGGCCGCGCGAAGCGCTACTACTCGGTCAGCCCGGCCGGTGTCGATGCCGTGGAGCGCGCGCAGCGGTCCTACCGGAACCTGCTCGAAGGTCTTCATATCTTTTCGAGAAAGCATGCTTAG